The nucleotide sequence AGCTAACTCCAACAGCTTTGGCGTGTTTAGATAGTATCCGATTTGTTTTACCCATAATAGAATCTGATTCGTGTATTACATATGGCACTTTTGCCCTGCCTGCCGCTAAGCCGACTGGCAAGCCAACATAACCACCTTTTATAAATACTACATCAGGCTTAAATTGCTTTATGATTTTTCGGCTAAGTGAATAAGCCTTTATCACCCTACTAATATCCTTTATGTTATGCAGCTGGGTCTTAAGATCAGCAATCTCCCTTGCTCCTCCCCTGCCATAACGGCGATACTTGCCACTAGGTATTACTTTGTAGCTAATATTTGCCTCTTTTAGAAGCCTGAGCTCATAATCCTTGCCGGAACATACGAACAAAATATCAGAATCAGGACTTAGCTTGCGAATCGATGCGATTACGGCTAGAACTGGCGATATGTGACCTGCGGTTCCGCCCCCTACTACTAGTATCTTCATCATAGACCTCCTTATATGTATATTTAGAAATATTCTGCAAGATACCAATTCCTCCCAATAAAGCTACTAGGCTGGTTCCGCCATAGCTTACAAAGGGCAATGGTATGCCAGTCAACGGTATAATATTAAGCATAGCAGATATATTAATTATCGACTGAAAACCGATCCAGCAGCTTATACCTATGGCCAATAACCTACCAAAGTTATCTGGCGCCGACTTAGCTATTTTCACACCTCTCCAGACAAGAGCAGTGAAGACTACTATTATACTACTAGTGCCAATCAAGCCAAACTCTTCGCCGATGATGGCAAAAATAGAGTCATTGGTGGCCTCTGGAAGGTAGCCGTATGCCTGAAGGCTTTTACCAAGGCCTCGGCCCAAAAAACCGCCACTGCCTAGGGCGATCAAGGCCTGGTTAATGTGATAGCCAGAACCTGCTGTATCATCGCTGGAGTTAAGAAATGTTGCCAACCTAGCTAACCTATATGGAGCGATTAAGATAAGTACCCCAGCACCACCGACTAGGCT is from Patescibacteria group bacterium and encodes:
- the ftsW gene encoding putative lipid II flippase FtsW yields the protein MLPKNKTKKTIFYKHRPDYLLTILVGILVGVGLILIFSTGWIAILKQTAGESDNNSFFFKQLAGLVVGLFAWIIAAKTDYHFWQKYATPIFWGAFALMFLVLIPGVAVSSGGATRWVKIGFINFQPVEFLKVGSVIFMATWLSKNKDKLKSPFESLVPFMFLILLVAASAILLQKDMGSAMVIILTMLSMYLVSGVPIWNFSAAALSLVGGAGVLILIAPYRLARLATFLNSSDDTAGSGYHINQALIALGSGGFLGRGLGKSLQAYGYLPEATNDSIFAIIGEEFGLIGTSSIIVVFTALVWRGVKIAKSAPDNFGRLLAIGISCWIGFQSIINISAMLNIIPLTGIPLPFVSYGGTSLVALLGGIGILQNISKYTYKEVYDEDTSSRGRNRRSHIASSSRNRIDSQAKS